TCAACATGACAGAAAGTAAGTTTTTCTTCGAGAAAAAATGTCTTCCTTCTAAatggtataaaaatttgtttcaatgCTCAAACTTCCTTATAAATTTCTGTCTTCGAATTTAGATACTAGTATCATCAGAAAAGGAAAAGAATCAAAGTTGCCGGTATGTGTCAACGAGGAAAAGGATATTAATGTTacactaaaaaataaaagatcggtaaaatatcaatattatttataaatttaactatTGATCACGACCATTAAcattcaatataaattatatattacagaatgttaaaaaaaaagaagaatgtaATGCAGCACGatattataagaaaaatatgaaagctCCAATGAAGCAAaagaataaatttccaaaagatACTGAAAAAATAAGTATCTCAAATATGCCTTTAAGGTACGATAAAAAGATGTACGAATATCAAATTCTTCAACTGGATAGAATATTCAAACAATCTGCAAATTGTCCGATACTAACTCGAGacgaattaaaaatgttattcgtAAAATATAAATCAGATGGGCATTATagagcaaacaaaattttaccATCATTTACAAGTATCTTAGATAATTCAAACAATATCATTAATGAAACTAAACAGTTTTGTGACCAAATGCAATATGTTCCTAGTTTCAATACCAAAGAAACAAATACCAAAACGTTAGATACGTTTGCAACTCCATATTACTATATtgataaagaaaatttaagCGCGTGTGCAAATACAAGTAGTATGGATAATAAAATTGACAATAAGTGTCTTTCTATTGGTCAAAATCCttttaacaataacaacaataatcaaTTATTTACAAACCACGATATGGAAATAAATAGCATAAATATATTAGATGGTATTCCAAATTTTAACCAATCAAGATTAGATTTAAATGCAAAGAAAAATTTTAGCACAGAAGATTatttttcatacaattttatgaATACTCAGAATATACCGGAAGAACATCATGATTGCACAAACAAGAATttactttataatatatttgattcaaattctcaatacaaaaatttaagtaATAATGAAACTCTGCAACAGCATGATACGCGTGATATAATGCAGTATGACTCGCAgttaaattcagaattttggaatgacGCCTGCTCAAATAAATGGAGCATGCATAAAAACAATAATCAGTACTGTAAATATGCACATTCAACTGTTAGTCCTTACACTAATGATTTAAAATCATGCTGCAATGTAAATAATTCTATGACTGCTTCTCAAATgacattaattaaaaatcaccTTGAAAATGGAAGTAATTTTAATCCTTCCATTCATATACATACTAATCCTTTCATAAATAGTGAAAAAAAtgtaatgtatgattttaaCGATAATATCATTACTCAAGAGAATTTTAATCCTCCCTCTGCAGATTCAAATATGATATCAGATAACTTTCTTGCTGAATCGAATGCATCTACTTATGCTAATTTTGTTGATCAGCTCATGTAAAAAAATATGGCGGTTGAACTTatagattttaatttatttaaattttatatttttgttacaaatatttatatttttaaagttttataaGACGCAGAAAGCtactgaattaataaaaataagatatatacatatataaaatatttactatatattaatatacattcttaaagtgtatatatgtacataagcattatgcatatatatacATTATGCTCAAAAGACATAAGTAcacaaatttaatcattttctcAGGTAGTccaagaatattttaaatacatccgctattaaatacaaaacaaatataatataataatatatatccaTCTTTATACAATCTTTTCCTATTCATAAATATCTCAATCGTCGTTTATATAAAAGaatacattttcaaaatgttt
Above is a window of Megachile rotundata isolate GNS110a chromosome 1, iyMegRotu1, whole genome shotgun sequence DNA encoding:
- the LOC105664352 gene encoding uncharacterized protein LOC105664352, with protein sequence MTENTSIIRKGKESKLPVCVNEEKDINVTLKNKRSNVKKKEECNAARYYKKNMKAPMKQKNKFPKDTEKISISNMPLRYDKKMYEYQILQLDRIFKQSANCPILTRDELKMLFVKYKSDGHYRANKILPSFTSILDNSNNIINETKQFCDQMQYVPSFNTKETNTKTLDTFATPYYYIDKENLSACANTSSMDNKIDNKCLSIGQNPFNNNNNNQLFTNHDMEINSINILDGIPNFNQSRLDLNAKKNFSTEDYFSYNFMNTQNIPEEHHDCTNKNLLYNIFDSNSQYKNLSNNETLQQHDTRDIMQYDSQLNSEFWNDACSNKWSMHKNNNQYCKYAHSTVSPYTNDLKSCCNVNNSMTASQMTLIKNHLENGSNFNPSIHIHTNPFINSEKNVMYDFNDNIITQENFNPPSADSNMISDNFLAESNASTYANFVDQLM